A single region of the Lotus japonicus ecotype B-129 chromosome 4, LjGifu_v1.2 genome encodes:
- the LOC130713752 gene encoding zinc-finger homeodomain protein 11-like — MDLTSSLDPDTQTTPPPTYPTSFTNGTHKHTTTAPPQRPPSMVVVSFKECLKNHAASLGGHALDGCGEFMPSSSTNPTDPRSLKCAACGCHRNFHRRDPSAQTPPQPLPHHGMSRSTSPSLSSSQSPSPISSPSPPPLSHMPPSASAVPQMLLALGTAFSTPPENPTAKKRQRTKFTMEQKEKMQSFSEKLGWRMQKDDGLVQKFCNDIGVSRGVFKVWMHNNKNSFRRRSQDQGDAPPPPPQTEKNHGGCFDSDINNNDIHMNQDHSTVNVHFSS; from the coding sequence ATGGACTTGACCTCCAGCTTAGATCCAGACACTCAAaccacaccaccaccaacctaccccACATCTTTCACCAACGGCACACACAAGCACACCACCACTGCTCCGCCGCAGCGACCACCATCCATGGTGGTTGTTTCCTTCAAGGAATGCCTAAAGAACCATGCCGCCAGCTTAGGTGGCCATGCACTTGACGGTTGCGGTGAGTTCATGCCCTCTTCTTCCACCAACCCCACTGACCCTCGCTCCCTCAAATGTGCCGCATGTGGCTGCCACCGCAATTTCCACCGCCGTGACCCTTCAGCCCAAACCCCACCACAACCACTCCCTCACCATGGCATGAGCCGAAGCACAAGTCCAAGCCTGAGTTCCAGCCAAAGCCCAAGCCCAATCTCAAGCCCCTCCCCACCACCACTCTCACACATGCCACCTTCAGCTTCAGCAGTACCCCAAATGCTCCTAGCCCTTGGCACCGCATTTTCAACACCCCCTGAGAACCCAACTGCGAAGAAGAGGCAGAGAACGAAATTCACCATGGAGCAGAAGGAAAAGATGCAGAGCTTCTCTGAGAAATTGGGATGGAGAATGCAGAAAGATGATGGATTGGTCCAGAAATTCTGCAATGACATTGGAGTCTCCAGAGGGGTGTTCAAGGTTTGGATGCACAACAACAAGAATAGCTTTAGAAGGAGATCACAAGATCAGGGagatgctcctcctcctcctcctcaaacTGAAAAGAATCATGGTGGTTGCTTTGATAGTGATATTAACAATAATGACATTCACATGAATCAAGATCACTCTACTGTCAATGTTCATTTCTCATCTTAA
- the LOC130712300 gene encoding transcription factor MYB106-like encodes MGRSPCCEKVGLKKGPWNPEEDQKLMAYIEEFGHGSWRALPAKAGLQRCGKSCRLRWTNYLRPDIKRGKFSLQEEQTIIQLHALLGNRWSAIAAQLPKRTDNEIKNYWNTHLKKRLTRMGIDPTTHKPKTDALSGSGSDEFKIYSSNLSHMAQWESARLEAEARLVRESKLQFQQHEAHNNNNNQLGSSSSTSSNQPARLVLNKITALQPLLPPCLDILKAWQSSLSNQPTKDYNNNKVMHSMCAVMLSTDDTLESPTSTLSFPGTLLPRPLPLPVSTSTTNVVGHLNENSLPLTTTTTNEPWGCSSLTNAEGEKRVLENINTAFNLQDDDIMMAVEAFRSAGYANISAVPPLSSNNNDIIVLEALNNDEAMVYDSSDNMEEGDMANPENSRSYWNSILGLVNDTLSGSSMF; translated from the exons atgggcAGGTCACCATGCTGTGAAAAGGTGGGTTTGAAGAAAGGGCCATGGAATCCAGAGGAAGACCAAAAGCTCATGGCTTACATTGAAGAATTTGGCCATGGAAGCTGGCGTGCGTTGCCCGCCAAAGCAG GCCTCCAAAGATGTGGGAAGAGTTGCAGACTGAGGTGGACTAACTACCTTCGACCGGATATCAAAAGAGGAAAGTTCAGCTTGCAGGAAGAGCAAACTATTATTCAACTTCATGCCCTTCTTGGAAACAG GTGGTCAGCAATAGCAGCTCAACTGCCAAAGAGAACCGACAACGAGATCAAAAACTACTGGAACACGCACCTCAAGAAGAGGTTAACCAGAATGGGCATAGACCCTACAACCCACAAGCCCAAAACCGATGCGCTTAGTGGCTCAGGGAGCGACGAGTTCAAAATATACTCATCCAACCTGAGCCACATGGCTCAATGGGAGAGCGCTCGCCTCGAAGCAGAGGCGAGGTTGGTGAGAGAATCCAAGTTGCAATTTCAACAACATGAGgcccacaacaacaacaacaaccaacttggctcttcttcttccacctcctCAAACCAGCCCGCACGCCTCGTTCTCAACAAAATTACCGCGCTTCAACCACTGTTGCCCCCGTGCCTCGACATTCTCAAGGCATGGCAGAGCTCGTTGTCAAACCAGCCAACCAAAgattacaacaacaacaaggtCATGCATAGCATGTGCGCCGTGATGCTTTCTACTGATGACACCCTGGAGTCTCCCACTTCCACTTTAAGCTTCCCCGGAACACTGCTTCCtcgtcctcttcctcttcctgttTCAACCTCCACCACTAATGTTGTTGGACACTTAAATGAGAACTCACTTCCTctcaccaccactaccactaaTGAGCCATGGGGGTGTAGTAGTTTAACAAACGCAGAAGGTGAAAAAAGAGTACTGGAGAATATTAACACGGCGTTTAACTTGCAAGATGATGACATTATGATGGCTGTGGAAGCATTTAGATCTGCGGGGTACGCAAACATCAGTGCTGTCCCTCCATTATCAAGCAATAATAATGATATAATTGTCCTTGAAGCTCTTAACAACGATGAAGCCATGGTTTATGATTCAAGCGATAATATGGAAGAAGGAGACATGGCGAACCCAGAAAATAGTAGGAGCTACTGGAATAGCATACTTGGCTTGGTGAATGACACGCTGTCTGGTTCGTCGATGTTCTGA